The proteins below are encoded in one region of Microbispora sp. NBC_01189:
- a CDS encoding ABC transporter ATP-binding protein produces MLRDVVTAVGLTKRYRGSERPAVDDVSFEIAQGETIGLLGPNGAGKTTLIKMICGVTTPTSGEIRVFDADPVRQPVLAKSGIGAMHQSGPFDMMLPALDNLRIAARFRGLRWRDVRPWAFEVADFLGVTGSMQRLVFQMSGGQRQRLQLVRALLTIPRLLILDEPSAGLDVAGRRQVERFVTWLREEHGVTVLWTSHHIDELERNSQRVLVVDSGRVVRFAKPRELVEEFGSTHLLVTVEDPASGGLVAAWAESAGLRAKAEDNEVRIDDAKARDLLPELSRYCQDHAVAITGVSTAVDSLEEVFLRMTGNEG; encoded by the coding sequence GTGTTGAGAGACGTCGTGACGGCCGTGGGGCTGACCAAACGCTATCGGGGCAGCGAGAGACCGGCCGTGGACGACGTCTCCTTCGAGATCGCCCAGGGGGAGACCATCGGCCTCCTGGGCCCCAACGGCGCCGGCAAGACCACCCTGATCAAGATGATCTGCGGCGTCACCACTCCGACCTCCGGGGAGATCCGGGTCTTCGACGCCGATCCGGTGCGTCAGCCCGTCCTCGCCAAGAGCGGCATCGGCGCGATGCACCAGTCCGGTCCGTTCGACATGATGCTGCCGGCGCTGGACAACCTGCGCATCGCCGCCCGGTTCCGCGGGCTGCGGTGGCGCGACGTACGGCCCTGGGCGTTCGAGGTGGCGGACTTCCTCGGCGTCACCGGCTCGATGCAGCGCCTGGTGTTCCAGATGTCGGGTGGTCAGCGGCAGCGGCTCCAACTGGTGCGGGCGCTGCTCACCATCCCGCGGCTGCTCATCCTCGACGAGCCCTCCGCGGGCCTGGACGTCGCGGGGCGGCGCCAGGTCGAGCGGTTCGTGACCTGGCTGCGCGAGGAGCACGGCGTGACGGTGCTGTGGACCAGCCACCACATCGACGAACTGGAGCGCAACAGCCAGCGCGTGCTGGTCGTGGACAGCGGGCGGGTGGTGCGGTTCGCCAAGCCGCGCGAGCTCGTGGAGGAGTTCGGCAGCACCCACCTGCTGGTGACCGTCGAGGACCCGGCGTCGGGCGGCCTCGTGGCCGCCTGGGCGGAGTCGGCCGGGCTCCGGGCCAAGGCCGAGGACAACGAGGTGCGCATCGACGACGCGAAGGCACGCGACCTGCTGCCGGAGTTGTCCCGCTACTGCCAGGACCACGCCGTCGCGATCACCGGGGTGTCGACCGCCGTGGACTCGCTTGAGGAGGTCTTCCTCCGGATGACCGGGAACGAGGGCTGA
- a CDS encoding ABC transporter permease: MAAGLHFHAAPPAPTARATDLLAVLYREYALLARNRVYLILGLTPMLVYLLLVNTSLSNLVRVVDYKGVSVGFAVFLLPMTLAMSVVSAAATSAMAVFQEEMSGVATQLWSYPMRRSRFLLGKMIAGVSLVLGQTLLGLGVAALIFDLPFGPENWVGLLSALALSALALNGLYLAAAITITDYQAFMVLSNVSMPVLVFSAPSMYTTESMPTVLQWISVVNPLTYAINGMRDAAVFGVGEAWVDLLVLAVMAVVGYTVGGRALINRARNI, encoded by the coding sequence ATGGCCGCCGGGCTGCACTTCCACGCCGCGCCCCCCGCCCCCACGGCGCGGGCGACGGACCTGCTCGCGGTGCTCTACCGGGAGTACGCGCTGCTCGCCCGCAACCGGGTCTACCTGATCCTCGGCCTGACGCCGATGCTGGTCTACCTCCTGCTGGTGAACACCTCGCTGAGCAACCTCGTCAGGGTCGTCGACTACAAGGGCGTCAGCGTCGGGTTCGCGGTCTTCCTGCTCCCCATGACGCTGGCGATGTCGGTCGTGAGCGCGGCGGCCACTTCCGCCATGGCCGTGTTCCAGGAGGAGATGAGCGGGGTGGCGACCCAGCTGTGGTCCTACCCCATGCGCAGGTCGCGCTTCCTGCTCGGCAAGATGATCGCCGGTGTGTCGCTGGTGCTGGGGCAGACCCTGCTGGGCCTCGGCGTGGCGGCGCTCATCTTCGATCTGCCGTTCGGCCCGGAGAACTGGGTGGGGCTGCTGTCGGCGCTCGCGCTGTCCGCCCTGGCGCTCAACGGGCTGTACCTCGCGGCGGCGATCACGATCACGGACTACCAGGCCTTCATGGTGCTGTCGAACGTGTCGATGCCCGTCCTCGTCTTCAGCGCCCCGTCGATGTACACCACCGAGAGCATGCCGACGGTGCTGCAGTGGATCTCGGTGGTCAACCCGCTGACGTACGCGATCAACGGGATGCGGGACGCCGCGGTCTTCGGGGTCGGCGAGGCCTGGGTGGACCTGCTCGTGCTGGCGGTCATGGCGGTCGTCGGCTACACCGTGGGCGGCCGCGCCCTGATCAACCGCGCACGCAACATCTGA
- a CDS encoding YcaO-like family protein, with product MRTETSSHSWLLSGSDQSKVRLPGTDRARDPAATLEMAGRAARRAGVTRVADITRLDTLGIPTYQAIRPAARTLAVSQGKGVTADLAKLSAMMESVELWHAEQPMRPVTTASPRELAGELGYDVGALPRCAPSLLHDGLPVDWVAARSLADGSPTLVPMELAQFTLVRRTGWHPPVFFSSTNGLASGNTLTEGVLHALYEVIERDAVTVFMTGGDRGTLVDPRSLGSPVVDDLCVTMERARVRMEVRSLASPTGLPCFLARITCDDYPPPFLGFGCHLSSEIALTRAVTEAAQARLGYIAGSRDDLHANVHDGQGAPRRPEPPREAGARITPLHAHESLVDDLDDVVKRATVAFSHAPLVVDLTREDPGVPVVRVLAPGSRVCPEVF from the coding sequence ATGCGGACAGAAACCTCCTCCCACTCCTGGCTACTCTCCGGTTCCGACCAGTCGAAGGTCCGGCTGCCGGGGACGGACCGGGCCCGGGACCCCGCCGCCACACTGGAGATGGCTGGCCGCGCCGCGCGCCGGGCCGGGGTCACCCGGGTCGCGGACATCACCCGGCTCGACACCCTCGGCATCCCGACGTACCAGGCGATCAGGCCTGCCGCGCGGACCCTCGCCGTCTCCCAGGGCAAGGGCGTCACGGCGGACCTGGCGAAGCTGTCCGCCATGATGGAGTCCGTCGAACTCTGGCACGCCGAGCAGCCCATGCGGCCGGTCACGACCGCGTCCCCCCGTGAGCTGGCCGGGGAACTGGGCTACGACGTGGGCGCCCTTCCGCGCTGCGCGCCGAGCCTGCTGCACGACGGGCTGCCGGTGGACTGGGTGGCCGCCAGATCACTCGCCGACGGCTCGCCGACGCTCGTTCCGATGGAGCTCGCGCAGTTCACCCTCGTCCGCAGGACGGGCTGGCACCCACCGGTGTTCTTCTCCTCGACCAACGGCCTGGCCAGCGGGAACACGCTGACGGAGGGCGTGCTGCACGCGTTGTACGAGGTGATCGAACGGGACGCCGTCACCGTCTTCATGACCGGCGGCGACCGGGGAACCCTGGTCGACCCGCGCTCGCTCGGCTCGCCGGTCGTCGACGACCTGTGCGTCACGATGGAACGGGCCCGCGTCCGCATGGAGGTCAGGTCGCTGGCCTCGCCGACCGGGCTGCCGTGCTTTCTCGCCCGGATCACCTGCGACGACTATCCGCCGCCGTTCCTCGGCTTCGGCTGCCACCTCAGCTCGGAGATCGCGCTCACCCGCGCCGTCACCGAGGCCGCGCAGGCGAGGCTGGGCTACATCGCGGGGTCGCGCGACGACCTGCACGCGAACGTCCACGACGGCCAGGGCGCGCCGCGACGACCGGAGCCGCCGCGGGAGGCCGGCGCGCGGATCACGCCGTTGCACGCGCACGAGAGCCTGGTCGACGACCTGGACGACGTGGTGAAGCGCGCCACGGTCGCCTTCTCCCACGCGCCTCTCGTCGTCGACCTGACGCGGGAGGACCCCGGAGTGCCGGTCGTCAGGGTGCTGGCTCCGGGGAGCCGCGTCTGCCCGGAGGTCTTCTGA
- a CDS encoding TfuA domain-containing protein translates to MSGDVLTSSPDVVVYAGPTISADEVRGVVPHARVRPPVARGDLLSERWSPDDTAVIIDGYYREKLAVGHKEILWLIAEGVRVVGAASMGALRAAELSPYGMTGAGTVFDMYATGEVDGDDEVAVLHGPADLGYPAGTVALVNLRYGCREGARTGRIPAEAGERIVRAAKAMPFANRTWRDLDAVVDPGDRACLETLRRLIGTGEWDVKRLDALAALRAAGERRAERPVERAGERPGERPGAEPAAWAADTALTGITHYEALKWRSRREYAPGRWMTDLDVVTAGRLFGDDYPRLHEETLTGLLTGFAADRGLDLEAYVRAGLGIAGAEPLPPVLAPWLTETERAALPVGEQLRLVMVRVWPVWQSEDWRPVVLERVRESGHWQEWSQIVARADEAAERTRGRLAVPPPEICAKLFLRHWHGKGTSAEVEMARRGFTGPQELGHAVRRFFALDVQNARASGNR, encoded by the coding sequence ATGAGCGGGGATGTTCTGACGAGCTCGCCGGACGTGGTCGTCTACGCCGGTCCGACGATCTCCGCCGACGAGGTCCGCGGCGTCGTGCCGCACGCGCGGGTGCGGCCGCCCGTCGCCCGGGGCGACCTGCTCAGCGAGAGGTGGAGCCCGGACGACACCGCCGTCATCATCGACGGCTACTACCGCGAGAAGCTGGCGGTGGGCCACAAGGAGATCCTCTGGCTGATCGCCGAGGGCGTGCGCGTCGTCGGCGCGGCCAGCATGGGCGCCTTGCGCGCGGCCGAGCTGAGCCCGTACGGCATGACCGGCGCCGGGACCGTGTTCGACATGTACGCGACGGGCGAGGTCGACGGCGACGACGAGGTCGCGGTGCTGCACGGCCCCGCCGACCTCGGCTATCCGGCCGGGACGGTCGCGCTGGTCAACCTCCGGTACGGCTGCCGGGAGGGGGCGAGGACGGGCCGGATCCCGGCGGAGGCCGGGGAGCGCATCGTCCGCGCGGCCAAGGCGATGCCGTTCGCGAACCGCACCTGGCGCGACCTCGACGCGGTGGTGGACCCCGGCGACCGCGCCTGCCTGGAGACGCTGCGGCGGCTGATCGGCACGGGGGAGTGGGACGTCAAACGGCTGGACGCGCTGGCCGCGCTGCGGGCGGCCGGCGAGCGCCGCGCCGAAAGGCCCGTCGAGCGGGCCGGTGAGAGGCCCGGCGAGCGGCCCGGTGCGGAGCCCGCGGCCTGGGCGGCCGACACGGCGCTGACGGGGATCACCCACTACGAGGCGCTGAAGTGGCGGTCGAGGCGCGAGTACGCGCCGGGCCGGTGGATGACCGACCTCGACGTCGTGACCGCGGGGCGGCTGTTCGGCGACGACTACCCCCGCCTGCACGAGGAGACGCTGACCGGCCTGCTGACCGGCTTCGCCGCCGACCGGGGCCTCGACCTGGAGGCGTACGTCCGCGCCGGGCTCGGGATCGCCGGAGCCGAGCCCCTGCCGCCCGTCCTCGCGCCGTGGCTCACCGAGACCGAGCGGGCCGCCCTCCCTGTCGGAGAACAGCTGCGGCTGGTCATGGTGCGGGTCTGGCCGGTCTGGCAGTCGGAGGACTGGCGGCCGGTCGTGCTGGAACGGGTCCGGGAGTCGGGCCACTGGCAGGAATGGTCGCAGATCGTCGCCCGCGCCGACGAGGCGGCGGAGCGGACCCGTGGCCGGCTCGCCGTCCCGCCGCCGGAGATCTGCGCGAAGCTCTTCCTTCGTCACTGGCACGGGAAGGGGACGTCGGCCGAGGTGGAGATGGCCCGGCGCGGGTTCACCGGCCCGCAGGAGCTGGGTCACGCCGTCCGGAGGTTCTTCGCCCTCGACGTCCAGAACGCGCGTGCCTCCGGGAACCGGTGA